From a single Ailuropoda melanoleuca isolate Jingjing chromosome 12, ASM200744v2, whole genome shotgun sequence genomic region:
- the LOC117795171 gene encoding tRNA-dihydrouridine(20) synthase [NAD(P)+]-like, with translation MQPSVFPFLSLHQVQRPLDRLFCSVVTVAEQKYQSTLWDKSKKLAEQAAAIVCLRSRGLPEGHLGEESPSWHKRKREATDQDPGGPRAQEQAVPGELCKKLFVALGSGEESPREGW, from the exons ATGCAGCCATctgtatttcctttcctctctttgcaCCAGGTTCAGCGCCCCCTGGATCGCCTCTTCTGCTCTGTTGTGACTGTTGCTGAGCAAAAGTACCAGTCCACCTTGTG GGACAAGTCTAAGAAATTGGCGGAGCAGGCTGCGGCCATTGTCTGTCTGCGGAGCCGGGGCCTCcctgagggtcacctgggtgagGAGAGCCCCTCCTGGCACAAGCGCAAGCGGGAGGCCACTGACCAAGACCCTGGGGGTCCCAGAGCTCAGGAGCAAGCGGTGCCTGGGGAGCTGTGCAAGAAGCTCTTTGTGGCCTTGGGAAGTGGTGAAGAGAGCCCCCGGGAAGGCTGGTGA